One genomic region from Chromatiales bacterium 21-64-14 encodes:
- a CDS encoding pyruvate kinase: MLRRTKIVATLGPATDEPGVLDAVIQAGVDVVRLNFSHGSPDEHVRRAEEARSRARAHGRHLGVIADLQGPKIRIERFKDDAVVLQEGEKFILDTSLGADEGTRNAVGLTYKALPGDVKRGDTLLLDDGQLVLWVEDVAHAQIICRVVVGGKLSNNKGINRQGGGLSAAALTEKDRADIKIAAAMKADYLAVSFPRKAEDVEEARRLLRAAGGHGAIIAKIERAEAVESLEAILQATDVVMIARGDLGVEIGDAELTAVQKLIIRKARAMSRVVITATQMMQSMVDSQIPTRAEVFDVANAVLDGTDAVMLSAETATGKYPAKAVAAMDRICRGAERYRIAMAPVADPRAEDQFSRTDEAIAMAAMYTANHLGVRAIAALTESGSTSLWMSRVSSGIPIYALTRHVETRRKVTLYRGVYPISFDVTTKDHALVNREVIDELVRRGAVHDHDLVIITKGDLTGVSGGTNAMKIVRVGEMLAPDD, from the coding sequence ATGCTGAGACGTACCAAGATCGTAGCCACCCTGGGGCCCGCAACCGACGAACCCGGCGTGCTGGATGCGGTAATCCAGGCCGGAGTGGACGTGGTCCGGCTCAATTTCTCCCACGGCTCACCCGACGAACACGTGCGCCGGGCGGAGGAGGCACGCAGCCGGGCGCGTGCCCATGGCCGGCATCTGGGGGTCATCGCGGACCTCCAGGGGCCCAAGATCCGTATCGAGCGGTTCAAAGACGACGCTGTGGTCCTTCAGGAGGGTGAGAAATTCATCCTGGATACCAGTCTCGGGGCGGACGAAGGCACCCGCAATGCCGTCGGCCTTACCTATAAGGCCCTGCCGGGTGACGTGAAGCGCGGCGATACCCTGCTGCTGGACGACGGACAGCTGGTGCTGTGGGTGGAGGACGTCGCCCATGCTCAGATCATCTGCCGCGTGGTGGTGGGTGGCAAACTGTCCAACAACAAGGGGATCAACCGCCAGGGAGGTGGCTTGTCCGCCGCGGCGCTCACCGAGAAGGACCGGGCGGACATCAAGATCGCCGCGGCGATGAAGGCGGACTACCTGGCGGTGTCCTTTCCGCGCAAGGCGGAGGACGTAGAGGAGGCGCGCCGGTTACTGCGCGCCGCCGGGGGACATGGCGCGATCATCGCCAAGATCGAGCGCGCCGAGGCGGTGGAGTCCCTGGAGGCCATTCTCCAGGCGACTGACGTGGTGATGATCGCGCGCGGCGATCTTGGCGTCGAAATCGGTGATGCGGAACTCACCGCCGTGCAGAAGCTCATCATCCGCAAGGCGCGTGCCATGAGCCGGGTGGTGATCACCGCGACGCAAATGATGCAGTCCATGGTGGACAGCCAGATCCCGACTCGGGCCGAGGTGTTCGACGTAGCCAACGCCGTGCTGGACGGCACCGATGCCGTGATGCTGTCGGCGGAGACCGCGACGGGGAAATATCCTGCCAAGGCGGTTGCGGCCATGGACCGCATCTGCCGCGGTGCGGAGCGCTACCGCATCGCCATGGCACCCGTGGCCGACCCGCGGGCCGAGGACCAGTTCAGCCGGACCGACGAGGCCATCGCCATGGCCGCCATGTATACCGCCAACCACCTGGGGGTACGTGCCATCGCGGCCCTGACCGAATCGGGTTCCACCAGCCTGTGGATGTCCCGGGTCAGTTCTGGAATCCCGATCTATGCGCTGACCCGCCATGTGGAGACGCGGCGTAAGGTCACGCTCTACCGCGGTGTCTACCCCATCAGTTTCGACGTTACCACCAAGGACCACGCCCTGGTTAATCGGGAGGTGATCGACGAATTGGTCCGGCGCGGCGCGGTGCACGATCACGATCTGGTGATCATTACCAAAGGCGACCTGACCGGGGTCAGCGGCGGCACCAACGCCATGAAGATCGTCCGCGTGGGCGAGATGTTGGCGCCGGACGATTGA
- a CDS encoding phosphoglycerate kinase, translating to MSVIKMTDLDLAGKRVLIREDLNVPLKDGKVADDTRIRASLPTIERARDAGARVMLMSHLGRPDEGVYDQNASIAPVAAHLSTLLGATVRVIKDYLDGVEVKNGEVVLLENVRFNKGEKKNEDGLARKLAALCDVFVMDAFGTAHRAQASTHGVAKHAPVACAGPLLAAELEALGKALDQPARPMVAIVGGSKVSTKLTVLESLSQKVDRLIVGGGIANTFIAAAGYNVGKSLYEADLVAEARRLTDQAKSHGAEIPVPTDVVVGAAFAEDARATLKTVAEVGDADMIFDVGPQTSARFEEILKTAGTIVWNGPVGVFEFDQFGEGTRRLAMAIAESKAFSIAGGGDTLAAISKYGIADRVSYISTGGGAFLEFLEGKQLPAVAILEERAKG from the coding sequence ATGTCCGTGATTAAGATGACCGACCTGGATCTCGCGGGCAAGCGTGTGCTGATCCGCGAAGACCTGAATGTCCCGTTGAAGGACGGCAAGGTGGCGGACGACACCCGTATCCGCGCCAGCCTGCCGACGATAGAACGCGCCCGGGACGCCGGTGCGCGGGTCATGCTCATGTCCCATCTGGGGCGCCCGGACGAAGGCGTCTACGACCAGAATGCCTCCATCGCGCCCGTCGCGGCCCATCTGAGCACGCTGCTCGGCGCAACGGTACGGGTAATCAAGGATTACCTGGACGGGGTCGAGGTCAAAAACGGCGAGGTGGTGCTGCTGGAAAATGTTCGCTTCAATAAGGGCGAGAAGAAGAACGAGGATGGGCTCGCCCGCAAACTCGCCGCCTTGTGTGACGTGTTCGTCATGGACGCCTTCGGCACCGCGCACCGCGCCCAGGCGTCCACTCACGGGGTAGCCAAGCACGCGCCCGTTGCATGCGCGGGCCCATTACTGGCCGCGGAACTCGAGGCCCTGGGCAAGGCCCTGGACCAGCCCGCGCGGCCCATGGTCGCCATCGTCGGCGGCTCCAAGGTGTCCACCAAGCTCACAGTCCTGGAGTCCCTGTCCCAGAAGGTCGACCGGCTGATCGTCGGCGGCGGTATCGCCAACACCTTCATCGCCGCCGCCGGTTATAATGTCGGCAAATCCCTCTACGAGGCCGACCTGGTGGCGGAAGCCCGGCGTCTCACGGATCAGGCCAAGTCCCACGGCGCGGAGATCCCGGTACCCACGGACGTGGTGGTGGGCGCGGCGTTCGCGGAGGACGCCCGCGCCACGTTGAAGACCGTCGCCGAGGTGGGAGACGCGGACATGATCTTTGACGTGGGTCCGCAGACCTCGGCGCGCTTTGAGGAAATCCTCAAGACCGCCGGCACTATCGTCTGGAATGGTCCGGTGGGCGTGTTCGAGTTCGACCAGTTCGGAGAAGGGACCCGGCGCCTGGCCATGGCAATCGCCGAGAGCAAGGCGTTCTCCATTGCCGGTGGCGGCGATACCCTGGCGGCGATCTCCAAATACGGGATCGCCGACCGGGTCTCCTATATCTCCACCGGCGGCGGCGCCTTTCTGGAGTTTTTGGAAGGCAAGCAGTTGCCCGCCGTCGCGATCCTGGAAGAACGCGCCAAGGGTTGA
- a CDS encoding type I glyceraldehyde-3-phosphate dehydrogenase has product MAIKVAINGYGRIGRNVLRALYEAGRTSEIQIVAVNDLGDANTNAHLTRYDTVHGRFPGTVAVEGNYLNVNGDKIQVVSERDPSKLPWGKLGVDVVLECTGLFTSKEKAAAHLKAGAKKVVISAPGGKDVDATIVYGVNHDVLRASHTVISNASCTTNCLAPLVKPLHQSIGLVRGLMTTIHSYTNDQVLTDVYHSDLRRARSATMSQIPTKTGAAAAVGLVLPELNGKLDGFAIRVPTINVSVVDLTFEAGRETSRDEINAIMKEAADGDLKGILAYCDEPLVSVDFNHTAVSSSYDSTLTKVIDGKLVKVLAWYDNEWGFSNRMLDTTVALMKAK; this is encoded by the coding sequence ATGGCGATCAAAGTGGCAATCAACGGCTACGGCCGTATCGGACGCAACGTGCTTCGCGCGCTGTACGAGGCCGGGCGCACCAGCGAGATTCAGATCGTGGCGGTCAATGACCTGGGGGACGCCAACACCAATGCCCACCTCACCCGTTATGACACCGTGCACGGCAGGTTTCCGGGCACCGTGGCAGTGGAAGGCAACTACCTGAATGTGAACGGCGATAAGATCCAGGTGGTGTCCGAGCGTGACCCGTCCAAGCTCCCGTGGGGCAAGCTGGGCGTCGACGTGGTCCTTGAGTGCACCGGACTGTTCACCAGCAAGGAAAAGGCCGCCGCCCATCTCAAGGCCGGGGCCAAGAAGGTTGTGATCTCCGCGCCGGGTGGCAAGGACGTGGACGCAACCATCGTTTATGGCGTCAATCACGACGTCCTGAGGGCGTCGCACACCGTGATCTCCAACGCGTCCTGCACCACCAACTGCCTGGCGCCCCTGGTCAAGCCGCTGCATCAGTCCATCGGACTGGTGCGGGGCCTGATGACCACGATCCACTCCTACACCAACGACCAGGTACTGACGGACGTCTATCACAGCGACCTGCGCCGCGCCCGCTCCGCGACCATGTCGCAGATCCCCACCAAGACCGGCGCCGCCGCGGCGGTAGGCTTGGTGTTGCCGGAACTGAACGGTAAGCTGGATGGCTTCGCGATCCGCGTGCCGACCATCAACGTGTCCGTGGTGGACCTGACCTTCGAGGCCGGCCGCGAGACCTCCAGGGATGAGATCAATGCGATCATGAAAGAGGCCGCGGACGGGGATCTCAAAGGCATCCTGGCCTATTGCGACGAACCCCTGGTCTCCGTGGACTTCAACCACACCGCGGTGTCTTCCTCCTACGACTCCACCCTCACCAAGGTCATCGACGGCAAGCTGGTGAAGGTGCTGGCGTGGTACGACAACGAGTGGGGTTTCTCCAACCGGATGCTGGACACCACCGTCGCACTGATGAAGGCCAAGTAA